The DNA sequence TTCGGCACTGCATGGGGAGGCCAAGCCGAAATCCGCTTATTTTTTTGTTTTGCGCCAAGCCTTCTTGGCGATTTTGAGCGCACGCAGCTGGGCTGTCTTCTTCGATCGGTTCTGTTGGCTCTGCACCAGGATCGCATCCAACAAGGTGATCCCATCTTCCACGAAATCGCCCTTATTCAACATGACGCACTCCGCTTGTCCGGCCATCGTCGCATCCGACATCTCCGCCCGCGTCGGCACGCCGTTCTTCACCATGTTCTCGAGTACCTGCGTGCTCCAGATGACAGGAATGTGAGCAGCCTCGCAGATCCAAAGTATTTCCTCCTGCAGTTCCGAAAGCCTAAGGAAACCGGCCTCGGCAGCCAAGTCCCCGCGGGCAATCATGATCGCCAGAGGATTTTTGCTGGCAGCTGCAACAATCAGTTCCGGCAGATGATTCACGGCTTCCACCGTTTCGATTTTGATCACAAGCGGGATGGCTGCAGCCGCTTCACCTCCGACCTGCTCCGCCAAAGTTTTTTGGATGGCCAAGATGTCCTTGCTTCCGCGGACAAAAGAGAAACCCAGGATATCGGCTTCCTTCACTGCAACCAACAGGTCTTCCAGATCCTTTTCGGTCAGGATCGGCATCTTAAAAGTCGATTCCGGGAAATTGAGCCCTTTCTGCGGCTTCACTCTGATCCCTTTAGCCTTGGCCACTTTCCCTACCTGCACGACGACGCCTTGCGGTTTTTGCTCTACAACACGCCCTTCCAGGACGCCATCATCCAAAATGACCGGACTGTCGATCTTTAGCTCATCAAAGAGGTTCAGGCTTTCGCTGAACACAATGATCGGATATTGTTTCAGATCATTAAAGGAAGCATCCGCCGTCAAGAAGAAAAAGTCCCCGACCTTGAGGCGCGGTTTAACCTTTTCGCTGCTGACGGCATCCACCCGGATCTTCGGCCCGGCGATGTCAAAATAGATGCGGCAACTTTTTCCGGCAGTTTTTTGGGCTTCCTTCAGGTTTTCGACCATCTTCAGCCAGACAACACTGTCGTCATGGGCGCAGTTGATGCGGGCGATATCCATGCCGCGCTCCAGCAGGCGGACAAGGAAGTCTTTATCCTCTGCGGCCTGTTCCGGGAGGGTGACCATGATCCGGGTCGCCCGGTGGTTCGGAGCATCACCCATCAAGGCGTTCGCCTCGGTAGCCAGTTTTTTCCGGCCCGGGAATTTCTCGCTTGTCTTAGGATAGTCTTCCAATTGCTTGATTTCGCCTGACATCAGCGCCAAGTTGCGGACAATCGCATCCAGTTGTTGCAGCACTTTCGATTCCGTTCGTCCCAGTGAGGATAAGCCCCATTTGGACAGACGTCCCTGCAACGGTCGGATATCCCTGCGCCGCAACGCCAGATAGTAGGCCAGGTTTTTGCCGCTGAGCTGGAAGGAAGCCCGGGAAATGCCCGGCTTCCATTCCGCATAAAGGGCATTGCCTTCCTCATGGACAGCCTGACGGAGCGCCCGCATCTCCTCATATAACGCCTGCAATTCATTCCGTTCTTTCTCTTTCACTTTATTCACACCCTGACCTTTCATCATTTATAAAACGAAGGATTGTCTTCTGGAAAATAGCTTGGTATCTGAAACAAAAACACCCTGCTCTGCTTCAGAATAGGGTGTTTTCGAAAGTATGGACGGCGCTCGTCAGAACGCCCCGCCGCCGGAACCGCCACCCGAACCGCCGGATGAACCCCCACCGAAACCGCCGCCGAAGCCGCTGCTGTTCGAGGAAGTCGGCATCGATTTGGTCACGCCTGTGTTGATGCTGTTGTTCAGCGACGACAGGAAGATGGCGTTGTTCATATAGTAATAGCTGCCGAAAGCTGAAGCCTGGATCTCATTCACCGGGAACTCGACCTGCATCTGCTTCATTACCTTGTCGGCCACTCCCAGCGAAACGGCATAGACCAGGAAATGATCCCATAAAGCGATGGATCCGACTTCGCGCATCGGGAAATCACCCACGTCCTTCAGCATATTGCGGAAGCCTGCCCATTCCTGTTTCGTCCGTTCCCCTTCGGCAGTCATGATCGGCTTGACAGCC is a window from the Trichococcus shcherbakoviae genome containing:
- a CDS encoding pyruvate kinase, with protein sequence MNKVKEKERNELQALYEEMRALRQAVHEEGNALYAEWKPGISRASFQLSGKNLAYYLALRRRDIRPLQGRLSKWGLSSLGRTESKVLQQLDAIVRNLALMSGEIKQLEDYPKTSEKFPGRKKLATEANALMGDAPNHRATRIMVTLPEQAAEDKDFLVRLLERGMDIARINCAHDDSVVWLKMVENLKEAQKTAGKSCRIYFDIAGPKIRVDAVSSEKVKPRLKVGDFFFLTADASFNDLKQYPIIVFSESLNLFDELKIDSPVILDDGVLEGRVVEQKPQGVVVQVGKVAKAKGIRVKPQKGLNFPESTFKMPILTEKDLEDLLVAVKEADILGFSFVRGSKDILAIQKTLAEQVGGEAAAAIPLVIKIETVEAVNHLPELIVAAASKNPLAIMIARGDLAAEAGFLRLSELQEEILWICEAAHIPVIWSTQVLENMVKNGVPTRAEMSDATMAGQAECVMLNKGDFVEDGITLLDAILVQSQQNRSKKTAQLRALKIAKKAWRKTKK